One window of Sardina pilchardus chromosome 2, fSarPil1.1, whole genome shotgun sequence genomic DNA carries:
- the LOC134068584 gene encoding phosphatidylinositol 4-phosphate 5-kinase type-1 gamma-like isoform X2 has product MEGATRLSEFGQGTTSSAALVPDDTDTVIGVSYGMDGGDSEAAKKAYITEMPSSSCHPGSGPGEKKIGHRRVDASGETTYKKTTSSALKGAIQLGIGYTVGQLSSKPERDVLMQDFYVVESIFFPSEGSNLTPAHHFPDFRFKTYAPLAFRYFRELFGIRPDDYLYSLCNEPLIELSNPGASGSIFYVTRDDEFIIKTVMHKEAEFLQKLLPGYYMNLNQNPRTLLPKFFGLYCVQSGGKNIRIVVMNNVLPRVFRMHLKFDLKGSTYKRRASKKEREKNRPTFKDLDFMQDVTEGLMLDTDTYSALTKTLQRDCLVLESFKIMDYSLLLGVHNLDQAEREQQMEGSQGSGDEKRPAPQRALYSTAMESIQGGASCGAAIDTEDTMGGIPAVNGKGERILLFIGIIDILQSYRLVKKLEHTWKALVHDGDTVSVHRPGFYAERFLKFMNSNVFKKSSSLKSSPSKRGHRGSLGVPKYTGPGAAWSASQLPSERDENIYDLRGARSFPALEDEGKDFHPCTPPMFEEATTASIATTLSSNNSISIPERSPSDTTEHPRYRSKEVVDVHEEDNQTITVHVEVKPDMEEVQEKEKCAEEKTEEGVKEEEREKKEETVKVEKSEVVESVVEAAVEPTQPSSESSELVESEVRETAILEDEPPQPAECTASSVVHEAPWIAREKTTAQASAAAPVQEEAVTLVQSPPAAPVHEEMMATMVQSPPPIPVQEEEMATLVHPVAAVPVHAVAPTPRPVAESDAVSHLSESASRNSLEEEGITDIYFQPPEERNWQYSPLHYGSESQPVSDGEIET; this is encoded by the exons ATGGAAGGAGCAACGAGGCTATCGGAGTTCGGGCAAGGCACCACATCATCTGCGGCTCTAGTGCCCGATGATACGGACACCGTCATCGGTGTCAGTTATGGGATGGACGGAGGGGATTCAG agGCAGCTAAAAAGGCCTATATAACAGAG atgcCTTCATCATCCTGCCATCCTGGCTCCGGGCCGGGGGAGAAGAAGATTGGCCACAGAAGAGTGGATGCCTCGGGAGAGACCACCTACAAGAAG ACCACGTCCTCTGCCCTGAAAGGTGCCATCCAGCTGGGCATCGGCTACACGGTGGGCCAGCTGAGCTCCAAGCCAGAGAGAGATGTCCTCATGCAGGACTTTTATGTGGTGGAAAGCATCTTCTtcccaag tGAGGGCAGCAATCTGACCCCAGCCCATCACTTCCCAGACTTCCGCTTCAAGACCTACGCCCCCTTGGCATTCCGCTACTTCCGTGAACTCTTTGGCATTCGGCCTGACGACTACCTG TACTCTCTGTGCAATGAGCCTCTGATCGAGCTGTCCAACCCTGGTGCTAGCGGCTCCATCTTCTACGTAACCAGGGACGACGAGTTCATCATCAAAACAGTCATGCACAAAGAGGCTGAGTTTCTGCAGAAGCTGCTGCCTGGATACTACATG AACCTGAACCAGAACCCTCGTACGCTGCTGCCCAAGTTCTTTGGCTTGTACTGCGTGCAGTCTGGCGGGAAGAACATCCGGATCGTGGTGATGAACAACGTTCTGCCTCGCGTGTTCCGCATGCACCTCAAGTTTGACCTCAAGGGTTCCACGTACAAACGGCGGGCCTCCAAAAAGGAACGTGAGAAAAACAGGCCCACCTTCAAAGATCTGGACTTCATGCAGGACGTCACGGAAGGCCTCATGCTGGACACAGACACGTACAGCGCCCTGACCAAGACTCTGCAGAGAGACTGCTTG GTGCTGGAGAGCTTCAAGATCATGGACTACAGCTTGCTGCTGGGCGTGCACAACCTGGACCAGGCGGAGCGGGAGCAGCAGATGGAGGGCTCGCAGGGCAGCGGCGACGAGAAGAGGCCGGCCCCCCAGCGCGCGCTCTACTCCACCGCCATGGAGTCCATCCAGGGGGGCGCGTCCTGCGGAGCAGCCATCGACACAGAGGACAC GATGGGTGGAATCCCTGCAGTGaatgggaaaggagagagaatccTCCTCTTCATTGGCATCATTGATATCCTCCAGTCATATAG GCTCGTTAAGAAGCTGGAGCACACATGGAAAGCGCTGGTTCATGACGGG GACACCGTGTCGGTTCACAGGCCTGGCTTCTATGCCGAGCGGTTTTTGAAGTTCATGAACAGTAACGTGTTCAAAAAGAGCTCTT CTCTGAAGTCCTCACCCTCCAAAAGGGGCCACCGTGGGTCACTGGGGGTGCCCAAGTACACGGGCCCTGGGGCAGCCTGGTCAGCCAGCCAGCTCCCCTCCGAGCGAGACGAGAACATCTATGACCTGAGAGGGGCTCGTAGTTTCCCCGCCCTGGAAGATGAAG GGAAAGACTTCCACCCTTGCACCCCTCCTATGTTTGAAGAGGCCACCACAGCCTCCATCGccaccaccctctcctccaACAACTCCATCTCCATCCCCGAGCGATCGCCCTCTGACACCACAGAGCACCCGCGTTACAG ATCGAAAGAGGTGGTGGACGTTCACGAAGAAGATAATCAGACCATCACTGTGCATGTGGAGGTGAAGCCGGacatggaggaggtgcaggagaaagagaaatgtgcagaagaaaagacagaagaaggagtgaaagaagaagagagagagaagaaagaagagacgGTGAAAGTGGAGAAAAGTGAAGTGGTGGAAAGTGTAGTGGAGGCCGCTGTTGAGCCCACGCAACCCTCCTCagagagcag TGAGCTGGTCGAGTCTGAGGTTCGAGAAACAGCCATTTTGGAGGATGAGCCCCCACAGCCTGCCGAATGCACTGCATCCTCTGTTGTCCACGAGGCACCATGGATCGCCCGCGAGAAGACGACCGCACAGGCTTCAGCTGCAGCCCCCGTGCAGGAGGAGGCGGTCACTCTGGTCCAGTCACCGCCGGCAGCCCCAGTGCACGAGGAGATGATGGCCACAATGGTTCAGTCACCGCCACCAATCccagtgcaggaggaggagatggccaCACTGGTCCATCCGGTGGCCGCAGTCCCAGTGCACGCGGTGGCTCCCACCCCCCGGCCCGTGGCTGAGTCGGACGCAGTGAGCCACCTGTCAGAGTCGGCCAGCCGCAACTCGCTGGAGGAAGAAGGCATCACAGATATCTACTTT
- the LOC134068584 gene encoding phosphatidylinositol 4-phosphate 5-kinase type-1 gamma-like isoform X3 — protein MEGATRLSEFGQGTTSSAALVPDDTDTVIGVSYGMDGGDSEAAKKAYITEMPSSSCHPGSGPGEKKIGHRRVDASGETTYKKTTSSALKGAIQLGIGYTVGQLSSKPERDVLMQDFYVVESIFFPSEGSNLTPAHHFPDFRFKTYAPLAFRYFRELFGIRPDDYLYSLCNEPLIELSNPGASGSIFYVTRDDEFIIKTVMHKEAEFLQKLLPGYYMNLNQNPRTLLPKFFGLYCVQSGGKNIRIVVMNNVLPRVFRMHLKFDLKGSTYKRRASKKEREKNRPTFKDLDFMQDVTEGLMLDTDTYSALTKTLQRDCLVLESFKIMDYSLLLGVHNLDQAEREQQMEGSQGSGDEKRPAPQRALYSTAMESIQGGASCGAAIDTEDTMGGIPAVNGKGERILLFIGIIDILQSYRLVKKLEHTWKALVHDGDTVSVHRPGFYAERFLKFMNSNVFKKSSSLKSSPSKRGHRGSLGVPKYTGPGAAWSASQLPSERDENIYDLRGARSFPALEDEGKDFHPCTPPMFEEATTASIATTLSSNNSISIPERSPSDTTEHPRYRRQAQSLRDSEARSKEVVDVHEEDNQTITVHVEVKPDMEEVQEKEKCAEEKTEEGVKEEEREKKEETVKVEKSEVVESVVEAAVEPTQPSSESSELVESEVRETAILEDEPPQPAECTASSVVHEAPWIAREKTTAQASAAAPVQEEAVTLVQSPPAAPVHEEMMATMVQSPPPIPVQEEEMATLVHPVAAVPVHAVAPTPRPVAESDAVSHLSESASRNSLEEEGITDIYF, from the exons ATGGAAGGAGCAACGAGGCTATCGGAGTTCGGGCAAGGCACCACATCATCTGCGGCTCTAGTGCCCGATGATACGGACACCGTCATCGGTGTCAGTTATGGGATGGACGGAGGGGATTCAG agGCAGCTAAAAAGGCCTATATAACAGAG atgcCTTCATCATCCTGCCATCCTGGCTCCGGGCCGGGGGAGAAGAAGATTGGCCACAGAAGAGTGGATGCCTCGGGAGAGACCACCTACAAGAAG ACCACGTCCTCTGCCCTGAAAGGTGCCATCCAGCTGGGCATCGGCTACACGGTGGGCCAGCTGAGCTCCAAGCCAGAGAGAGATGTCCTCATGCAGGACTTTTATGTGGTGGAAAGCATCTTCTtcccaag tGAGGGCAGCAATCTGACCCCAGCCCATCACTTCCCAGACTTCCGCTTCAAGACCTACGCCCCCTTGGCATTCCGCTACTTCCGTGAACTCTTTGGCATTCGGCCTGACGACTACCTG TACTCTCTGTGCAATGAGCCTCTGATCGAGCTGTCCAACCCTGGTGCTAGCGGCTCCATCTTCTACGTAACCAGGGACGACGAGTTCATCATCAAAACAGTCATGCACAAAGAGGCTGAGTTTCTGCAGAAGCTGCTGCCTGGATACTACATG AACCTGAACCAGAACCCTCGTACGCTGCTGCCCAAGTTCTTTGGCTTGTACTGCGTGCAGTCTGGCGGGAAGAACATCCGGATCGTGGTGATGAACAACGTTCTGCCTCGCGTGTTCCGCATGCACCTCAAGTTTGACCTCAAGGGTTCCACGTACAAACGGCGGGCCTCCAAAAAGGAACGTGAGAAAAACAGGCCCACCTTCAAAGATCTGGACTTCATGCAGGACGTCACGGAAGGCCTCATGCTGGACACAGACACGTACAGCGCCCTGACCAAGACTCTGCAGAGAGACTGCTTG GTGCTGGAGAGCTTCAAGATCATGGACTACAGCTTGCTGCTGGGCGTGCACAACCTGGACCAGGCGGAGCGGGAGCAGCAGATGGAGGGCTCGCAGGGCAGCGGCGACGAGAAGAGGCCGGCCCCCCAGCGCGCGCTCTACTCCACCGCCATGGAGTCCATCCAGGGGGGCGCGTCCTGCGGAGCAGCCATCGACACAGAGGACAC GATGGGTGGAATCCCTGCAGTGaatgggaaaggagagagaatccTCCTCTTCATTGGCATCATTGATATCCTCCAGTCATATAG GCTCGTTAAGAAGCTGGAGCACACATGGAAAGCGCTGGTTCATGACGGG GACACCGTGTCGGTTCACAGGCCTGGCTTCTATGCCGAGCGGTTTTTGAAGTTCATGAACAGTAACGTGTTCAAAAAGAGCTCTT CTCTGAAGTCCTCACCCTCCAAAAGGGGCCACCGTGGGTCACTGGGGGTGCCCAAGTACACGGGCCCTGGGGCAGCCTGGTCAGCCAGCCAGCTCCCCTCCGAGCGAGACGAGAACATCTATGACCTGAGAGGGGCTCGTAGTTTCCCCGCCCTGGAAGATGAAG GGAAAGACTTCCACCCTTGCACCCCTCCTATGTTTGAAGAGGCCACCACAGCCTCCATCGccaccaccctctcctccaACAACTCCATCTCCATCCCCGAGCGATCGCCCTCTGACACCACAGAGCACCCGCGTTACAG GAGGCAGGCCCAGTCACTGAGAGACTCAGAGGCCAG ATCGAAAGAGGTGGTGGACGTTCACGAAGAAGATAATCAGACCATCACTGTGCATGTGGAGGTGAAGCCGGacatggaggaggtgcaggagaaagagaaatgtgcagaagaaaagacagaagaaggagtgaaagaagaagagagagagaagaaagaagagacgGTGAAAGTGGAGAAAAGTGAAGTGGTGGAAAGTGTAGTGGAGGCCGCTGTTGAGCCCACGCAACCCTCCTCagagagcag TGAGCTGGTCGAGTCTGAGGTTCGAGAAACAGCCATTTTGGAGGATGAGCCCCCACAGCCTGCCGAATGCACTGCATCCTCTGTTGTCCACGAGGCACCATGGATCGCCCGCGAGAAGACGACCGCACAGGCTTCAGCTGCAGCCCCCGTGCAGGAGGAGGCGGTCACTCTGGTCCAGTCACCGCCGGCAGCCCCAGTGCACGAGGAGATGATGGCCACAATGGTTCAGTCACCGCCACCAATCccagtgcaggaggaggagatggccaCACTGGTCCATCCGGTGGCCGCAGTCCCAGTGCACGCGGTGGCTCCCACCCCCCGGCCCGTGGCTGAGTCGGACGCAGTGAGCCACCTGTCAGAGTCGGCCAGCCGCAACTCGCTGGAGGAAGAAGGCATCACAGATATCTACTTT
- the LOC134068584 gene encoding phosphatidylinositol 4-phosphate 5-kinase type-1 gamma-like isoform X1, with protein sequence MEGATRLSEFGQGTTSSAALVPDDTDTVIGVSYGMDGGDSEAAKKAYITEMPSSSCHPGSGPGEKKIGHRRVDASGETTYKKTTSSALKGAIQLGIGYTVGQLSSKPERDVLMQDFYVVESIFFPSEGSNLTPAHHFPDFRFKTYAPLAFRYFRELFGIRPDDYLYSLCNEPLIELSNPGASGSIFYVTRDDEFIIKTVMHKEAEFLQKLLPGYYMNLNQNPRTLLPKFFGLYCVQSGGKNIRIVVMNNVLPRVFRMHLKFDLKGSTYKRRASKKEREKNRPTFKDLDFMQDVTEGLMLDTDTYSALTKTLQRDCLVLESFKIMDYSLLLGVHNLDQAEREQQMEGSQGSGDEKRPAPQRALYSTAMESIQGGASCGAAIDTEDTMGGIPAVNGKGERILLFIGIIDILQSYRLVKKLEHTWKALVHDGDTVSVHRPGFYAERFLKFMNSNVFKKSSSLKSSPSKRGHRGSLGVPKYTGPGAAWSASQLPSERDENIYDLRGARSFPALEDEGKDFHPCTPPMFEEATTASIATTLSSNNSISIPERSPSDTTEHPRYRRQAQSLRDSEARSKEVVDVHEEDNQTITVHVEVKPDMEEVQEKEKCAEEKTEEGVKEEEREKKEETVKVEKSEVVESVVEAAVEPTQPSSESSELVESEVRETAILEDEPPQPAECTASSVVHEAPWIAREKTTAQASAAAPVQEEAVTLVQSPPAAPVHEEMMATMVQSPPPIPVQEEEMATLVHPVAAVPVHAVAPTPRPVAESDAVSHLSESASRNSLEEEGITDIYFQPPEERNWQYSPLHYGSESQPVSDGEIET encoded by the exons ATGGAAGGAGCAACGAGGCTATCGGAGTTCGGGCAAGGCACCACATCATCTGCGGCTCTAGTGCCCGATGATACGGACACCGTCATCGGTGTCAGTTATGGGATGGACGGAGGGGATTCAG agGCAGCTAAAAAGGCCTATATAACAGAG atgcCTTCATCATCCTGCCATCCTGGCTCCGGGCCGGGGGAGAAGAAGATTGGCCACAGAAGAGTGGATGCCTCGGGAGAGACCACCTACAAGAAG ACCACGTCCTCTGCCCTGAAAGGTGCCATCCAGCTGGGCATCGGCTACACGGTGGGCCAGCTGAGCTCCAAGCCAGAGAGAGATGTCCTCATGCAGGACTTTTATGTGGTGGAAAGCATCTTCTtcccaag tGAGGGCAGCAATCTGACCCCAGCCCATCACTTCCCAGACTTCCGCTTCAAGACCTACGCCCCCTTGGCATTCCGCTACTTCCGTGAACTCTTTGGCATTCGGCCTGACGACTACCTG TACTCTCTGTGCAATGAGCCTCTGATCGAGCTGTCCAACCCTGGTGCTAGCGGCTCCATCTTCTACGTAACCAGGGACGACGAGTTCATCATCAAAACAGTCATGCACAAAGAGGCTGAGTTTCTGCAGAAGCTGCTGCCTGGATACTACATG AACCTGAACCAGAACCCTCGTACGCTGCTGCCCAAGTTCTTTGGCTTGTACTGCGTGCAGTCTGGCGGGAAGAACATCCGGATCGTGGTGATGAACAACGTTCTGCCTCGCGTGTTCCGCATGCACCTCAAGTTTGACCTCAAGGGTTCCACGTACAAACGGCGGGCCTCCAAAAAGGAACGTGAGAAAAACAGGCCCACCTTCAAAGATCTGGACTTCATGCAGGACGTCACGGAAGGCCTCATGCTGGACACAGACACGTACAGCGCCCTGACCAAGACTCTGCAGAGAGACTGCTTG GTGCTGGAGAGCTTCAAGATCATGGACTACAGCTTGCTGCTGGGCGTGCACAACCTGGACCAGGCGGAGCGGGAGCAGCAGATGGAGGGCTCGCAGGGCAGCGGCGACGAGAAGAGGCCGGCCCCCCAGCGCGCGCTCTACTCCACCGCCATGGAGTCCATCCAGGGGGGCGCGTCCTGCGGAGCAGCCATCGACACAGAGGACAC GATGGGTGGAATCCCTGCAGTGaatgggaaaggagagagaatccTCCTCTTCATTGGCATCATTGATATCCTCCAGTCATATAG GCTCGTTAAGAAGCTGGAGCACACATGGAAAGCGCTGGTTCATGACGGG GACACCGTGTCGGTTCACAGGCCTGGCTTCTATGCCGAGCGGTTTTTGAAGTTCATGAACAGTAACGTGTTCAAAAAGAGCTCTT CTCTGAAGTCCTCACCCTCCAAAAGGGGCCACCGTGGGTCACTGGGGGTGCCCAAGTACACGGGCCCTGGGGCAGCCTGGTCAGCCAGCCAGCTCCCCTCCGAGCGAGACGAGAACATCTATGACCTGAGAGGGGCTCGTAGTTTCCCCGCCCTGGAAGATGAAG GGAAAGACTTCCACCCTTGCACCCCTCCTATGTTTGAAGAGGCCACCACAGCCTCCATCGccaccaccctctcctccaACAACTCCATCTCCATCCCCGAGCGATCGCCCTCTGACACCACAGAGCACCCGCGTTACAG GAGGCAGGCCCAGTCACTGAGAGACTCAGAGGCCAG ATCGAAAGAGGTGGTGGACGTTCACGAAGAAGATAATCAGACCATCACTGTGCATGTGGAGGTGAAGCCGGacatggaggaggtgcaggagaaagagaaatgtgcagaagaaaagacagaagaaggagtgaaagaagaagagagagagaagaaagaagagacgGTGAAAGTGGAGAAAAGTGAAGTGGTGGAAAGTGTAGTGGAGGCCGCTGTTGAGCCCACGCAACCCTCCTCagagagcag TGAGCTGGTCGAGTCTGAGGTTCGAGAAACAGCCATTTTGGAGGATGAGCCCCCACAGCCTGCCGAATGCACTGCATCCTCTGTTGTCCACGAGGCACCATGGATCGCCCGCGAGAAGACGACCGCACAGGCTTCAGCTGCAGCCCCCGTGCAGGAGGAGGCGGTCACTCTGGTCCAGTCACCGCCGGCAGCCCCAGTGCACGAGGAGATGATGGCCACAATGGTTCAGTCACCGCCACCAATCccagtgcaggaggaggagatggccaCACTGGTCCATCCGGTGGCCGCAGTCCCAGTGCACGCGGTGGCTCCCACCCCCCGGCCCGTGGCTGAGTCGGACGCAGTGAGCCACCTGTCAGAGTCGGCCAGCCGCAACTCGCTGGAGGAAGAAGGCATCACAGATATCTACTTT